The sequence below is a genomic window from Mesorhizobium shangrilense.
TCCTCGTCGGCAACCCGCGTTTCACAACCCGCCACTGGGCGACGACCGAGCCATTCCGCGACGCAGCGACGCTTGAGCATTTCGTCGACGGCTACCACAAGGCCGGTCTGCCGGAGTGACGCGTCGTTCGATCCGAAAGCTACCGCTCGTGCGACCTATCCCTCGAAGCGATCTGTGTCGTCGTCACGACCGCGCTCGTATCGCCTCGTGAACGGAAACGGCGGCAACCAGGACTCGCGACGGACGGTCCAGCTTTCGTAGGTCGGCATGAATTGGTCAGGGGCATCCAGCGATCCCAGGTGCACTTCGATTTCGTCCGCGCTGCGCGCGAAAACGGACGAGCCGCAGCGGGGGCAGAAAAACCGCCCGAGGTAATCACGTGTCTCGCCCTCGATCATCACCGCATCCTGCGGGAACACAGCGGCAGCGTAGAAAAGCGCCCCGTGATGCTTGCGGCAGTCGAGACAGTGACAAATGCCGACCCGGTATGGGGCTCCCGACGCCACGATGCGGACGTCGCCGCACTGGCAACCGCCGGTGAATCGGTCCATGCTGCGCCTCCTCTGAAATCAAGCTGCCGGAATGGCTACAACGAACAGTGCTGTCACCGCAATTGCCGGAGGCAGGGAGCATCGCTTGCCAAATCGACGCGCGGTGCCGATCATCGCCGGGCAATATCCTCGAAG
It includes:
- a CDS encoding GFA family protein, translated to MDRFTGGCQCGDVRIVASGAPYRVGICHCLDCRKHHGALFYAAAVFPQDAVMIEGETRDYLGRFFCPRCGSSVFARSADEIEVHLGSLDAPDQFMPTYESWTVRRESWLPPFPFTRRYERGRDDDTDRFEG